GTTCCCGAAGTCAATCGATGACTGGCAGATCGCATTTCCGGAGGTACCGGGCAAGTTAAAGTCGCTCCACCGTAATGGTTTCAAGTTGGTTATTTTCACAAACCAAGCAGGTATCGGTAAGGGAAAGGTGCGTATCGAAGACTTTCGGCAAAAGATTGAAGCATTGGTGCGCAAACTGTCCGTTCCAATGCAGGTCTTCATTTCGACTGGGTCGGGCAAATATCGAAAGCCACGGACGGGCATGTGGCAAACACTCTGCGACAGTAAAAACGACGGTGTGCCTGTCGATCGAGTGCGCAGCTTCTACGTGGGCGATGCAGCCGGTCGGCCAGAGCTGAAAAAACCTGTCAAACGAAAGAAGGATCATTCCTGCGCCGATCGGCTACTGGCGATAAATGTAGGCATTACCTTCCTGACACCGGAGCAACATTTCCAAAACTTGCCTGATTCCACCTGGACGAAACCGGAGTTCGATCCGAAGGAGGTTTGCAGTTTGGCAGTGAATGAACAGTTACTCTCACCTGCCGGAGCGTTGCTAACCAAACCGGGCCAGGAGGTGATCGTGATGGTTGGTTTTCCGGGTTCCGGTAAAAGTCACTTCGTCCGCAAGCATCTCGCACCGAAGGGATACGAAATAGTTAATCGCGACACACTCGGTTCGTGGCAGAAGTGTGTAACGCATATGGAAGCGTGTCTTAGAAAGGGCAAAAGCGTCGTTATAGACAATCTGAGCCCGGATGTGGAAACCCGGAAGCGGTACGTGTTGGTGGCCAATCGTGCAAAGATCCCTGTGCGCTGCTTCTTGATGGATGTCGGTTACAAACACGCCCGTCACAACAACGAATTTCGGGAGATGACTGACCGTTCGCATTCAACAATTTCGGAAATGGTGTTTAATTCGTACAAGTGAGTGAAGCACGATCCGTTTGAATTAATATATCGTTACTATTTATTTACTGCTCTTGTATCTCTTTATTCAGATCCAAATTTCAACAGCCGACCCAAGCGGAAGGATTCACTGAAATTGTGAAGGTAAATTTTGTTCCAAATTTTACTACGAAAAGCCACGAAGAACTTTACCGGATGTTTTTACTGGAGAAATAGGAAACGGACTGTACGAGGGAGCACTTTCCATCGTACCTTGTTATGTTTACAATAACTTCTGTACCTACAGAGCTTCTTTTGGATTAATTTAAGAGCCGTTTTGCATCACTAATCGCGTTGGTTTAGATATTAATCAGAAATAAAGGCAATTATAATAAGCAAACATTTAGTAGAGATGGAATAAAAGAATGAATAACTTCACGTGTTCACGTAGGCAACTAAGGACTAGGAGCCAGATTGACTggatttaattgaattgattgaaattaaaac
This region of Anopheles marshallii chromosome 2, idAnoMarsDA_429_01, whole genome shotgun sequence genomic DNA includes:
- the LOC128707834 gene encoding uncharacterized protein F21D5.5 codes for the protein MPKILKECILKPVSSEHPPIRINTEQTIIGRSPETLIQDANCSRKQVCLKANLKDGYVLVKPLGLNPSVLNGKELERNVGHEAVHGDIIELLPGMYKYVFEFIYETTASPPDTSSHKSRQSTGGCSADGKHSHRNSTSSSKRSREEGSPSGVTSKRSKGAAEPSPSVKHESKPKPFSAPTMEDKWESLDDKLLHIYTSAGVVASEKIAAYDMDGTLIKTKSGNVFPKSIDDWQIAFPEVPGKLKSLHRNGFKLVIFTNQAGIGKGKVRIEDFRQKIEALVRKLSVPMQVFISTGSGKYRKPRTGMWQTLCDSKNDGVPVDRVRSFYVGDAAGRPELKKPVKRKKDHSCADRLLAINVGITFLTPEQHFQNLPDSTWTKPEFDPKEVCSLAVNEQLLSPAGALLTKPGQEVIVMVGFPGSGKSHFVRKHLAPKGYEIVNRDTLGSWQKCVTHMEACLRKGKSVVIDNLSPDVETRKRYVLVANRAKIPVRCFLMDVGYKHARHNNEFREMTDRSHSTISEMVFNSYKSKFQQPTQAEGFTEIVKVNFVPNFTTKSHEELYRMFLLEK